Proteins co-encoded in one Capnocytophaga ochracea DSM 7271 genomic window:
- a CDS encoding MFS transporter produces the protein MQQNNNYLKYLLPVLLSFFCMGFVDLVGAASNFVKDDFSLTETTAKALPAMVFFWFLLFSVPTGVLMSKIGRRKTVLLSLVITILAMVVPFISYNYTTMLVAFSLLGIGNTLMQVSLNPLMSAIVKGDKLASSLTFGQFIKAIASFSAPLLMSFCFDKFNDWRLFFLLFVAISVVSLLWLGATHIEEEKNDSKNATFAECFALLANPYVLLCFIGIMCHVGIDVGVNASAPTIFMERLGLTTTQASFATSWYFLFRTIGCLSGAYILTKVSPKNFFTLSVLCMVASMAILFFFSDKTMLYTAIALVGFGNSNVFSIIFSQALLQNPTKKNEVSGLMIMGLFGGTVFPFAMGLASDAMNGSQIGALIVLSIGVLYLLLMSTRLKANANS, from the coding sequence ATGCAACAGAATAATAACTATCTAAAATATTTATTGCCCGTACTTCTATCATTCTTCTGTATGGGCTTCGTAGACCTTGTAGGCGCCGCCTCTAACTTTGTAAAAGACGATTTTAGCTTGACCGAAACCACCGCCAAAGCGCTCCCTGCAATGGTATTCTTTTGGTTTCTGCTTTTCTCAGTGCCCACAGGCGTACTGATGAGCAAAATAGGTCGTCGTAAAACCGTACTCCTCAGCTTAGTGATTACCATCTTAGCAATGGTAGTGCCTTTTATCAGCTACAACTATACCACTATGCTGGTAGCTTTCTCCTTGCTTGGTATTGGTAACACACTGATGCAAGTATCGCTAAACCCTCTAATGTCAGCCATAGTAAAAGGCGACAAACTCGCGAGTTCACTCACTTTTGGTCAGTTTATCAAGGCAATAGCCTCGTTTTCTGCCCCCTTGCTAATGAGTTTCTGCTTTGATAAATTTAATGATTGGCGACTTTTCTTCCTGCTCTTTGTAGCTATTTCGGTAGTATCCCTCTTGTGGCTTGGAGCTACCCATATTGAAGAAGAGAAAAACGACAGTAAAAACGCCACCTTTGCCGAGTGTTTTGCACTGCTTGCTAACCCTTATGTGCTCTTGTGTTTTATTGGCATTATGTGCCACGTAGGGATAGACGTAGGAGTTAATGCCTCAGCACCTACAATCTTTATGGAACGTTTAGGGCTTACCACTACCCAAGCCTCTTTTGCTACCAGCTGGTATTTCTTGTTCCGTACCATAGGATGTTTGTCAGGAGCTTATATTCTCACCAAAGTATCACCTAAGAATTTCTTTACCCTTAGTGTGCTTTGTATGGTAGCCTCAATGGCGATACTGTTCTTTTTCAGTGATAAGACAATGCTCTACACTGCTATTGCTTTGGTAGGTTTTGGCAATTCCAATGTATTCTCAATCATCTTCTCGCAAGCCCTCTTGCAGAACCCTACTAAGAAAAACGAAGTGTCAGGTTTGATGATTATGGGACTCTTTGGCGGTACTGTCTTCCCTTTTGCAATGGGCTTAGCCTCCGATGCGATGAACGGTTCACAGATAGGAGCCCTTATTGTCCTCAGCATAGGAGTATTATACCTATTGCTAATGAGCACCCGACTCAAAGCAAATGCTAATAGTTAG
- a CDS encoding GH32 C-terminal domain-containing protein has translation MNNKLIAGLGVLTLTACQQNTDNLIIEDFESGTYANWTVEGDAFGATPATGSYTGQQPVIDFEGKFLANSFNNGDDSRGTLTSKEFTIKRDYINFLIGGGTHPDTYIELLVEGKSVLQTRSLFETETLQWLTWDVKPYKNKKATIRIVDNQRGGWGHILIDQIEQGNKQKSVFMTDYTRTFEAKDKYLLIPIEDQAVENKVQLSVDGTLVGEPMTIRIAQNKIDYWMPIAIEAYKGKKVTLTFAVAKTTDMGLAEIKQSAEYNFNYNEKYRPLYHFTPQYGWMNDPNGMVYLDGVFHLFYQYNPYGARWGNMHWGHTVSKDLVNWEYKPYVLVPDKLGAIFSGSAVIDHENTAGFGKGAMVAIFTSAGERQTQSIAYSLDGGKTFTKYEGNPVLTDANIIDFRDPKVFWHAPSKQWVMSLATTQTITFYGSKNLKEWTRLSEFGEGLGGHGGVWECPDLFPLTYEGKTKWVLFVSINPGGPNGGSATQYFIGNFDGKTFTPDTMSYPLWLDYGRDNYAGVTWSNVPATDGRRLFIGWMSNWDYANETPTQNFRSAMTVARVLRLVHNGEHLVVASEPVKELESLRREAVLLGDKTRTNTSDAITFENFLPNNQGAYELTFTVTPNETDSFSFALENAKGETIKYLFDGANKTLSVDRSKSSVAFNANFAETLIKAPMVAKKSYTVRLLVDKSSTELFVNNGEVVQTNAVFPSEVYNTLRFNTSKGTLTLNNVTVYKLK, from the coding sequence ATGAATAACAAACTAATAGCAGGATTAGGAGTCTTAACGCTCACTGCCTGCCAGCAAAACACCGATAACCTCATTATCGAGGACTTCGAGTCGGGCACTTATGCCAATTGGACGGTAGAAGGCGACGCCTTTGGCGCGACTCCCGCCACCGGTAGCTATACCGGTCAGCAGCCCGTAATAGACTTTGAAGGCAAATTCCTCGCCAACAGCTTCAACAACGGCGACGACTCTCGAGGAACGCTTACGTCAAAAGAGTTTACTATCAAGCGTGATTACATCAACTTCCTCATAGGAGGAGGTACGCACCCTGATACCTATATCGAGCTTTTAGTCGAGGGGAAAAGTGTGCTACAAACGCGCTCTCTATTCGAGACCGAAACCCTACAATGGCTCACTTGGGACGTAAAACCCTATAAAAACAAGAAAGCTACTATCCGCATTGTCGATAACCAACGTGGCGGATGGGGGCATATCCTCATCGACCAAATCGAACAAGGCAACAAACAAAAAAGCGTTTTTATGACTGATTACACCCGTACCTTTGAAGCCAAAGACAAGTACCTGCTCATCCCTATCGAAGACCAAGCAGTTGAAAACAAAGTTCAACTCTCGGTAGACGGGACTCTTGTAGGCGAGCCAATGACGATACGCATCGCCCAAAACAAAATAGACTACTGGATGCCTATCGCTATCGAGGCGTACAAAGGCAAGAAAGTAACCCTTACTTTCGCAGTAGCCAAAACTACCGATATGGGATTAGCCGAAATCAAACAGTCGGCTGAATATAACTTCAACTACAACGAAAAATACCGTCCGCTATACCACTTCACCCCTCAATATGGCTGGATGAACGACCCTAACGGAATGGTATACCTCGACGGAGTATTCCACCTCTTCTATCAATACAACCCTTACGGAGCGCGCTGGGGCAATATGCACTGGGGGCACACCGTTTCCAAAGACTTGGTGAATTGGGAATACAAGCCTTATGTATTAGTCCCCGATAAGTTAGGAGCGATTTTCTCAGGCAGTGCTGTGATTGACCACGAGAACACAGCCGGCTTTGGCAAAGGAGCTATGGTGGCTATTTTCACCTCAGCAGGCGAACGCCAAACCCAATCTATTGCTTATAGCCTCGATGGCGGAAAAACCTTCACCAAATACGAAGGAAACCCCGTACTCACTGATGCCAATATCATCGACTTCCGCGACCCGAAAGTATTCTGGCACGCACCCTCTAAACAATGGGTGATGAGCCTTGCCACTACCCAAACCATTACCTTCTATGGTTCTAAGAACCTCAAAGAATGGACACGCCTCAGTGAGTTTGGCGAAGGCTTAGGCGGACACGGCGGTGTGTGGGAATGCCCTGATCTCTTCCCGCTTACTTATGAAGGAAAAACCAAATGGGTGCTCTTCGTGAGTATCAACCCAGGAGGACCTAACGGCGGAAGTGCTACTCAGTACTTTATCGGTAATTTCGATGGCAAAACCTTCACCCCCGATACTATGAGCTATCCGCTTTGGTTAGACTACGGACGTGATAATTATGCAGGTGTAACGTGGAGTAATGTCCCCGCTACCGATGGTCGCCGTCTCTTCATAGGCTGGATGAGCAACTGGGATTACGCCAATGAAACCCCTACTCAAAATTTCCGTAGCGCGATGACCGTTGCCCGCGTTTTGCGTTTGGTGCATAATGGCGAGCACTTGGTAGTAGCCAGTGAGCCCGTAAAAGAGTTGGAGAGCTTGCGTCGTGAAGCAGTGCTTTTAGGTGATAAAACACGTACCAACACCTCTGATGCTATAACGTTCGAAAACTTCTTGCCCAATAATCAAGGCGCTTATGAACTCACTTTCACGGTAACCCCTAACGAAACCGATAGCTTTAGCTTTGCCCTTGAGAACGCCAAAGGTGAAACTATCAAATACCTATTTGATGGCGCTAATAAAACTCTATCGGTAGACCGCAGTAAGAGCAGTGTAGCCTTCAATGCCAACTTCGCCGAAACGCTTATCAAAGCACCAATGGTAGCTAAGAAAAGCTATACCGTACGCTTATTGGTAGACAAATCTTCTACCGAACTCTTTGTGAACAACGGCGAAGTAGTACAAACCAATGCGGTATTTCCTAGCGAAGTGTACAATACCCTCCGCTTCAATACCAGCAAAGGTACCCTCACTCTTAACAATGTAACTGTCTATAAATTGAAATAA
- a CDS encoding glycoside hydrolase family 32 protein: MKKTLTLALCATALIACEKKEYCSNDPNAAPDASTCYAVQDYGRTYKHFFQPKNAWVGDPMPFYDNGKFHIFYLYDQRPAPATFHPWYSATTTDLVNYTDNGEAIACGADGSHEDALGTGSVFKDGNTYYAFYTGHNGDLDPKEIIYWATSTDLKTWTKDTQHSFRAPDKYDANEFRDPIVFKEGNAYKMLVSTRADIGSGVWKGVVAQFTSTDLKNWTKDPNTPFFYTDPSAFMVECPDVFTQGNYQYLIFSNIEESVRRVQYRYRRVGDKNWITPAQQDLDDRVFYAGKTATDGTHRYIWGWNPSRINYEDNSAYHWGGSLAVHELTQNSDGTLNVKMPTAFDSKQAVSASLGSISLDNNTRVFDRLGTGFNKIVAKIKANTATEFGVMFGACGNLYETYRVTINLNKGELQLNRVIRDGGTATINSIKLPVNANKEYTVKIVQEGSAAAIYVNDVVALSIRCYKMNQNPWGIFANGTANFTF, translated from the coding sequence AAAGACACTTACATTGGCACTTTGTGCTACCGCTTTAATAGCTTGTGAAAAAAAAGAATATTGTAGTAACGACCCTAATGCGGCTCCCGATGCTTCTACTTGTTATGCCGTACAAGATTATGGTCGTACTTATAAGCATTTCTTCCAGCCCAAGAACGCTTGGGTAGGAGACCCTATGCCGTTCTATGACAACGGTAAGTTCCATATCTTCTATCTCTACGACCAACGTCCAGCACCTGCAACCTTCCACCCTTGGTATAGTGCTACCACTACTGATTTGGTTAATTATACTGATAATGGTGAAGCAATTGCTTGTGGTGCCGACGGTTCGCACGAAGATGCCCTCGGTACAGGTTCAGTATTCAAAGATGGCAATACCTATTACGCCTTTTATACGGGGCACAACGGCGATTTAGACCCCAAAGAAATCATCTATTGGGCTACCTCTACCGATTTGAAAACGTGGACAAAGGATACACAACACTCCTTCCGTGCTCCTGATAAGTACGATGCCAATGAGTTCCGCGACCCTATTGTATTTAAAGAAGGAAATGCCTATAAGATGCTCGTCAGCACCCGTGCCGATATAGGAAGCGGTGTATGGAAAGGTGTCGTAGCACAATTCACTTCTACCGACCTTAAGAACTGGACAAAAGACCCGAACACTCCCTTCTTCTATACTGACCCTAGTGCTTTTATGGTAGAGTGTCCCGATGTGTTTACACAAGGAAACTATCAGTATTTAATATTCTCTAACATCGAAGAAAGCGTGCGCCGTGTGCAATACAGATACCGTCGTGTAGGTGACAAGAATTGGATTACCCCTGCACAACAAGACTTAGATGACCGTGTGTTCTATGCTGGAAAAACCGCTACCGACGGCACTCACCGCTATATATGGGGGTGGAATCCTTCGCGTATCAACTACGAAGATAATTCCGCTTATCACTGGGGAGGTTCTTTGGCTGTTCACGAGCTCACTCAAAACAGCGATGGTACCCTCAACGTAAAAATGCCTACCGCGTTCGATAGCAAACAAGCGGTATCTGCTTCTTTGGGTAGCATTTCGTTAGATAATAATACTCGTGTGTTCGACCGCCTTGGCACTGGGTTCAACAAAATAGTTGCCAAAATCAAAGCCAATACCGCCACAGAGTTTGGGGTGATGTTTGGCGCTTGTGGTAACCTTTATGAAACCTACCGCGTAACGATTAATCTCAACAAAGGAGAGTTACAACTCAACCGTGTGATTAGAGACGGAGGCACTGCTACCATTAATAGCATAAAACTTCCCGTGAACGCCAACAAGGAATACACCGTGAAAATAGTGCAAGAAGGCTCGGCAGCCGCAATCTATGTGAACGATGTAGTAGCCCTTTCTATCCGTTGCTATAAGATGAACCAAAACCCTTGGGGTATCTTTGCTAACGGAACAGCAAACTTTACTTTTTAG